TCTACTTCATTCTCGTCGTACTGCTCTGTGTAATGCAGGATCTCTCACTTTTTTCCACCCCAACCATTCGCATCATGAACATAGAGGCGAGTCGCATCGTCGGTGCCAAGACATTCATCGCTGCCACATGGTTCAAAGTGGACCAGTCTATCTACGGCGCCAACGTCACGGGGCGCATCGACGTAAAGCTGTGGGTAACGAAGATGAACATGCATGTGGAGATTCCATACGGGTTCCTGCCGCAGAACATCTCACAGGTCTATCATGTGCAGGATTTGCCTTGCGCCGAGTTTCGAAACTTCTTCAGGTGCATGCAAATTTTCAGCTTGCTCTCCATCTTCACTGGCTTCATTGTGTGGGTCTTTACAGTCTCCAATTTCTTTACCCGCATGTTCCTGCCTCTGCTATGGCTGTTCCTGTGGGTGACGATCGCTTTCACGGCAACGACGGTGGCCATGATGTTCCGCGTCCTCTGCGATGGCGCGTGCGACGGTGAGGTGGGCGAGATTCCGCCATTCACAACTCTGGCCACGCCGATGGGCGGCTTCGCGCTTGCCTTCATTAGCCTCCAGACGTACCTCGTCACCTCCCTCATGACGGTCTTCCTTTAAAGCaacgaaacaaaagaggagcagaggagagggcaGGATGTgaacggggaggggggcgccgCCGGGACCTCCTCGctgtcttcctcttccctctctccgccCCCCTTTCGTCTTTTCGCGAGAGACCATGAATGGAGTGGGAGAGCCAGCAATGCAtcgggggagagaggcagctgcagcacaagAGACATGCAAACACGTGGGAATGGGAAGGGAAGCCTCCTGCCCCCGCCCTACAAGATGGGCCTCTGCGTGCACTTTTAACGCCGTGAAGCAAACGACACAACGCTGATCGTTTCTCTATCCCCATGATTAGGCTCATTGTTTCTCGAGTCTAACGTTGTGCAAtcattttcttttttgtgttacttttttcgttgtttgcGTGGGTGCAGGTGTGCGACCCTACGCGTGATCAGGCACGGGTGTGCGTGAGTTGTGCGTACGTGTCTGTCGGAGTGGTTCTGGGCAGCCGCCTCTCGTTTTGTGCTTTCGCTCTTCACTTTATCGTCATCTTCCTTGTTTCTCACTCACGCGCTGCCTCGACGATCGCCTCGACCCACCCAGCTCTTCTCCCGCGAgcgcggtgccggtgcggtCACACAAGCCTTTTGTGCCTTCGAATGGCCGTGTCTTTTTATGTGTCTACCCTCATCacgcctcttctcctcctgtTTGCTCGCTTCCTTCTTCCACCGGTGGCGCGGTGGTGCCCTTCCGGAGGGAAGCGTCAGAGGCGAGAAACGCGGCAAAGGCGGCGTGGCATGGACGAAGCGAAGGAGCGTAACACGGCTGGACAAGGGACCAAGATGGTGCTCTGCGACGCAGTACAAGCTCTCCCCCTTGTGCAGGCACGCGGTCACCGCGTTCCACGTAGACGCACCGAAGCCCACCACGGCGAGCAGCTTTTCGAGCTACCACGATATCATGTGACTGTATactcttcttccttttttgGTTGTTCGACCGAattctcctctcctccttgtTTTGTTCTGCTTACCGACCTCTATCTCTTGCTCACTGCCTCTCATCCGCTTCCCATATTTATTCCTGTGCTCACTCCGGGATCTCCTGTTCTGTTCGTTTACATTGTTTTTACTTGCTTTCACAGGAACCTGTCTTGGGGCGGGTTTCTtgctcccccctctctctctcttccctcctccacgaTATGTGATGCCCTCATACGGTAAGCACCCAGTGCGcagctctcctccctccccaccccaccacccTTTCACATGCGATCGCTTGTATAAGGTGATCCGCACAGATGTTTCCCCCCTCCTGCTTCCTagtgcgcgtgcatgtgtgtttttttttcgctaTCTTGTATTTCTGTCTATCCCCTCTCTTCACGCGCTCTTTATATTTTTTTCCCTTGCCCCTTTTCTTCGCTCCTGCACTCATGTTTACTCTTTTGTGTTGTTGCTCCTTTCGCGCGCGCCTCCCTTCCTCATCTGCCTCATCTCGTTATATGGTCCCATCTATACCTCCTCCGGCGTTGTCAGGAGGGGTGACGCGCAGCCATGCTCCTGGTTGCCGGAGCGAAACGGTGGCGAGGATGACGGCGGCTTtgttttgcgtgtgtgtgtgtgtgtgtctgctttCTGTCTCCCTTTATTCGCAActcctccttttcgttttcaAGCCCACATGTGCGTGAACACCCTGCCATCAATgtccccccaccaccaccaccaccaccaccccctcatACGTTGCTTGCCTCGTTGTTGTTCTGTGCGGATGTAGACTACTCACAAGACACCTTGCTCATTTGCTGTGGCACTTCTTGATCATGCTCCCCTCTTCGAGGCTGTGTTGCCCCTTAaacccctccctcctccctcattTTCCTGTGTGTTTGCTCGTGTGTTATTGCGCGTGTTtagctgtgtgtgcgtgtgtgtatctcCCTACGTATGGctgtctttttcttcttcatTATCGCCTTTCGACTATGTGTACCCATCGCTGTTGATAGGCGTTCCCTCATCTCGAAATCTTTTCACTtggctccccctccccaccacaGGGCATCGTGGCTCTGTGGAAGGATGGTGGGTTTGATCGTcatttttgttttcgtttgcGTTTGTTTGCTTCTGAGGACGGGCGTTGGTCGTCGCCGTGGCTGTGGAGGCCGCGTGTGGTTTTCCTCTGACTGCAGCCATGGGGCATTTATTCGTTTGTTGCGGTTGCTGTTGTTCGTGgtgcttcccctccccctttttttgtggGTCTCTGGCTCTCGGTCGTCTTCCCACACGAGTACCGATGAATTTAGTGGGTCAACAATTGTAGCATGCAATGTATTTTTGTCGGTATGCCTTGCATGCACATGTGCTAACGAAAATGGCAACAAGAGCAGCTGAACGAGCACACACGGAAAGTGCTATGGAAAGGTCCTTCAGGCCATGAAGCGTGGAGTGTTCGTGCAGCAGGAAAGCTCTTGCTGACATTCGTGTCACTTTCCAAGCTGCACACGCTGCAAGGCGGCAACTGAGGcagagcaaaaaaaaaagaacacatacacacacacacacacacacacgtgagaAAGGGAGatcgagggagagagagagagagagcagcatcGCTTGGTTGCTCCTTCACCCTTTCACGTGCACGCTCCTTTATTGCGCTCGTcatcctccctctctctcttctttcccaTAACTGCACTATATCTGTTCAACACAGACGCACAAACAACATCCAGTGACACTAAGCAAGAGCATACGCATTCGCTTCTCGTCTCATATTCTGTTTTCTTCATCAGCTTCTGCTTTTGCGCTTCCCAAGTTTCCTCGCACTACTTcacgcggccgcctcctcctcctccttctccccctcactCGTTGGCTTTACGCCTTGTGCTGGAGGGCGAATCGGCTGCACTACGCAGACGCTTACAGATATTATTACTTGATACATGTaaggcaccgctgccgctctttgCCACATTGTCCTCTCTCGACGAAGAAAATGCTCATAATCCGCTTTGTTCTGCTGGTGCTGATCTTCGTGTTCTTCGTCATTGCTCTCGTTGGCACGGTATCCCTGCCCCTGTACTCGAACAGGATTACGAGCTACAACCAGGATGGAAAGGTGGAGGTGTCGCTGTGGAAGATTGTGGTGGGCAAGGTGACTGTGACGGGCGAGAACTCGACAAATGTGCCCGCCTCTACGCCGGTTCGCATCAACTACGCCGGATGCGAAGAGTTTCGCGCTACGTTCCGCGCCATGCAAGCCTTCGCGATTGGCGGCACTGTCTTCGGCTTCTACGCCCTGCTCGTGTCTTGCTTGCAGTGCTTCTGCCGCCTGAAGGTCAAGCTGCcgctgtttctcttcctcttcctggCCATGCTTTGCGAGCTGTGCGTCGTCTTCATTGGCGGTGCCGCGTACAGCAAGGAGTTCTGCAAGAACCTAGAGAAGAACGGCAACCTCACCACCATCATCTTCAAGGGTGCAGGCTACAAGCTCGACACCGCCTTCATTCTGCAGGTGGTGGCACTGGTGGGGTATGCGATTTGCACCATTATCACCCCCTTCACCCAGCAGCTCTGGTGCGGCAAGTGCTAAGCGCTTCAACCGCGTTCCATGGCGTAGGTGAAGCCGTCACGGTGAGAGAGCAAGAATGGAGCACCGACGAAAATCTTCAGCGAAGGAATGTCGATGACAGATAAAGGGGAGAGGACGGAGCCGAAAAGAACGAGTGGATCTTTACAGCTACACGTGCTTTTTGCATGTGTCTTTCGCCTGTCCTTGCCTTGTCACCATTGAAGCCCACTTCCTCGGCGTGCTGTTCCtacccccccacacacacacacacaccaccacctcaaGAGATCCGCCCTTGTTGCGGACGTTCTGGCGCTCTTCTGTTTTGCATCCCTCTAAAGCACTGTCGTATACTTTGAGTACAGAGCAAGCAAAGGTTCCGCCGTATAATACCTCTGTATGTGCCCctgaaacacacacagaccgGAAAAGGGGGCCGTCGCATCACACTCGGACGTGTGCCCtctggcagcagcacatttttttttggtgcTGCTTCCGTACCCGTTggtttatgtgtgtgtatgtgtgtgtgggggggggtgttgGCGCGAGTATTTGCGGTCCTTTTCGCCTTGCCTTTTTTTGTGTTATTTGCTCGTTTGCATTCACTTCTCTGCAGATTATGTGAGCGTGGATgtgcccccgcccccttcccgcccctcttctcctgtGGTAGCTGCTTGCTCTCTTCCATCTCGACGCTTGCATGCCTGTGTGCAGGGGCGCGCCCCTTGTACTGTCACGTCACACAAAACGGTACCCTCTaatacacacatacgcgcacaTGGGCAATCATGAGAGAGGCGGCCCAGACTCACCGGCGAGCAGTCCCATCGTGTATTCCAAGGGGCACTTCTCtatgcccctcccccctcactTTCTTTCACACATCCGGACGCGCAGTTACGTTAGGGGCGCCACGGCGTCGTTCACCGTCATTAATGACTagctttctctcttcttcttccctcttctttcCCCTTCATTGAGCTTCTTCGACTGCTTTCCTATTTCTTCTTAGTGCCGTCTCTTTATTCTTCTGTTCCCCAAGGCGTCGTTTTTTTTCATATATTCAGCTCTGGCCTTGTGTATCCATGTGTCCAGGTCGTGACTGCACATATAAGCGTTGCGTGTGTACttgtgtggggggagggggagggagggaaggggaggggggtcaTTCCTTATGTTTCTTGTTTGTTCCTGCACAACctgtttctcttttcgctTTCTTTCATGTGGCCAATATGTGTCTGGCGTCTGCGCGGGGGCACCGCAAGTGTCTCTTGAGCAAAGAGTGCTGGTGCGCTTGCATACGTGTGTATACCGGGTATCTGCGTTGCGTCGCGCATAGTTGCACACTACCTCATGTGTGAAGCTTTCGTTTCTTCTGTGCCGACTCTGtcgcgcttcttctttttgtaaagacgagagaggaggggggatggGACATTGCTCCCTCTTCTGCCTCCCTTGCTCTGTTTCCTTCTTTtctgtgtttttttttcattttttATTTATTGTATGTCTCGAAGTGGTTTTGCGAATGCAGATCTGTTTCTTTGCTTGTTTTGctttgttgttttttcgGTGCGACAAACAAACCATGAGCGTGCGGCATGTGGAGAGCGGCGTAGACAAGCACGGCAAAGATGGTCACTCATCCACCCGCTCCCTTTCCAGCCCACTGGGGACTCTGTCCCTGTATCTTTGCTGGGTGCCACATATGTTTGTGCGCGTTTATGTATGTTATTATTTGCTGTTGTTTCGTACGGTTTAtgtgttttgtttgcttcctgtgcacgtgtgttCGCCTTCCCTCCAtacttttttgtttgtttgtttgtttgtttgtttcgtCTCCTTTGGTCTTTCTCTTGTCGATTTCGTCATGCCGGTTTCCTCGGTCGTAAGTTTTCACTtgagagaggtgggggtgaggagggagggggtctATCCGGTTGCTCTCCACGgccctcctcgctgccggcaccaCCATCACTCGCCTGTCCAAATGTTCTCcagcctcttctctcctgtGCCCCTTCCTTGTCTCCCCTCCGCCGTTTCAGGTGCGCGCCGCACGGGTGTGGTCGccgcaaacaaaaaaatcTCCCGACATCCACCCTAGCACCGGTGTAGAGGCACACGTGGCAGCAGATGATCGGTGGGGATGCACACGCAGGCggcagaaaagggggaaagtACGCTGCCGCTTTTGCATTTTTTTtggtgcagcgcctcgacTGCGTCGTCGACCACACGATGCCGCACGCGTTcgcgctttttttttgttgctctCTTTGTCTGCAGCCGCATCTGCgtgagcacgcacacgtcgtGGCATGCATCGGTGTATcgcttgtttttttttcttgttggTTTTTGTTTGCGTTTCACTATGTGAGGGGGCAACACTCAAAGAAGAGTTGAAAAGATCAGGCAGAAGTCGAGCACTGCAGCCAGGTCGGAAAGGGTGAAGGGGTGAACgcagaaaacaaacaaaggaaaaagggAAGCCGCCGCATCACAACGAGGGGACAAGGGTAGTGAGTAATAGCTgttctccccttccctcaaTCTGTCATCTTTCTCCACTACCACACTTCTCGCCTGTGTTGCGTAGAGGTCGCACGCATCCCTGCTAGAGGATGAGGAAGAATGCGATGAGGATGGGGGTGGAGAAGTCGAAAGAGCTGGAAGAGGGGCGAAGAAACTCACGAGTCTCATACGCATATtcgctttgttttttttttttactcTGATGAGTGAAGTGTGCAAACGAAGGAGAGGCTGGTTGCATTCAAGCTCGGCTCAGGTTTTGGCTGTTTGCTGgtgtgtgttgttgctgccCGCATTCATCAACTCAGCAGAGAAGAGATAAAGTGAAGACTGTCGCTCATGTTCTGCTTTTTTATTTCATTTTAATACTTATGCGTTCCCCCAGAAGCCCTTCGTGCACTTTCTTATTtgacctctctctctctctcttgacGCTACATCTTTATCTGTGCGggtatgcgtgtgctggcTGCGCCCTTGTGTATCCGTCTTGCTCTTTTGTTCTCTGCCttgtttttctctcccctacccccttacctcccttctccctctcttcttctctctctctctcttgcgcctcactcccgctccccctccacaAATGCACCATTCTTTAGGTAACGGGTGGCGCAGGGGGTGCTTCGAGAGAcgaggggaagaggaaagAGTCGGTAGTCGTAGTCGCACGCGTGCTGGTCGTCCCGGTGTAGGTGAAAGTATTTTTGGACGAATCTGAAGGTGCATATAGTTGTTTGTTTAccttgtgtgcgtgtgtgtggttaGGGGGaccttcttcgtctttttttcttcAGCGGGCAAACACAGAAGAGCGCGAAGCGGCGAGTGAGGGCCTCATCTCCATACCCGTGCAGCAGTAACGTGGGTGTGGAGGCGAGCAGCGTGAGACAATGCCTTCTCACGTGCGTCACCACTTCTACTCCCTCACTTCGTATTTTGGCGCCGCCAAACCGTGGAACGCCTCCGTGTGTGGTTTCCGCAGAGCAGGGATGGAGGCGGACGCATGTGGTCGCTACAGGCacagagggggagaagaacTCTTCATGGGCCGCCTCTGCGACAAAGCTGGTACGCGACGAAGACATGGTTGGCCAGTTTGTCGTTGGCCCaacaccacctccacctgcTCGCTGTCGTTTTGCTCAGccacctctcccctccttctctccgtCATTCACCCGATGCCCGCTTATTGCTGTGCATTACTTCGTGTGCCGCCACATAGAAGCACGTCTCTTGAACAACGCAGCTGCTGTCATCACACACGCCACAAACGCGATGTCAGCGTCTTCCCGGGCAGCGAAGCTGCAAACACCgccacaacagcagcaggtgcactACATCTCTGATAACGTGTACTCACTCGGAACTCTTAGTTGCGCCGTCTGTGGCCAGACCTTCCCGATTCACACGAACGCGTgccagcgcagcacctgcggcTGGTGCGGCACTCTACACGAGCCCGGCACGCACTcggcgcttcagcagcaTCATCGCGCCATGCGCCGGACAGGCGATAGTGTCAAAATGAGTAGCAAGGTGTGCTCCCTGGACACCAGTGCTGCTCTCTTCTTCACAGAGAAGGAAGTCACCGCTGCAGTGGAATACATTCGCCAGACGCTCGGTGACACGTCGCCCTTTGGAACAGCGcccggcgccgctggtggaGCCAAGCGTGCCGGCATCACCGAGGTGGATAATCGCATTATTGAGGAAGCCTTCTGCGAGATGTGCGGTGTCCACCGCCCCTGCAAGACGTTTGCCCGGCAAACGCGTAGCGCGGATGAGGGTCAGACAA
The window above is part of the Leishmania major strain Friedlin complete genome, chromosome 36 genome. Proteins encoded here:
- a CDS encoding transcription factor S-II-like protein, with product MVGQFVVGPTPPPPARCRFAQPPLPSFSPSFTRCPLIAVHYFVCRHIEARLLNNAAAVITHATNAMSASSRAAKLQTPPQQQQVHYISDNVYSLGTLSCAVCGQTFPIHTNACQRSTCGWCGTLHEPGTHSALQQHHRAMRRTGDSVKMSSKVCSLDTSAALFFTEKEVTAAVEYIRQTLGDTSPFGTAPGAAGGAKRAGITEVDNRIIEEAFCEMCGVHRPCKTFARQTRSADEGQTIFFQCTKCSSEWQQNS